Genomic window (Amaranthus tricolor cultivar Red isolate AtriRed21 chromosome 7, ASM2621246v1, whole genome shotgun sequence):
tatatatatatatatatatatatttatatatatatatatatctatatatatatatatacatatatatatatatatatatatatgtgtgtatatatatatatatatatatatatatatatatatatatatatatatatatatatgtatatatatatatatacataaacatatatatatatatatatatatatatatatatatatatatatatatatatatatatacatatatatatatatatatatatatatatatatatatatatatatatatatatatatatatatatatatataaatatatgtatgtatatatatatatatgtatgtatatatatatatatatatatatatatatatatatatatatatatatatatatatatatatatatatatatatatatatatatatatatatatatatatatatatatatatatatatatgtatgtatatatatatatatatatatatatatatatatatatatatatatatatatatatatatatatgtatgtatgtatatatatatatatatgtatgtatgtatatatatatatatatatatatatatatatatatatatatatatatatatatatatatatatatatatatatatatatatatatatatatatatatatatatatatgtatgtatgtatatatatatatatatatatatatatatatatatatatatatatatatatatatatatatatatatatatatatatatatatatgtatgtatatatatatatatatatatatatatatatatatatatatatatatatatatatatataaatatatatatatatatatatatatatatatgtatgtatatatatatatatatatatatatatatatatatatatatatatatatatgtatatatatatatatatatgtatatatatatatatatgtgtatatatatatatatatatatatatatatatatatgtgtgtgtgtgtgtgtgtgtgtgtgtgtgtgtgtgtgtatacatatatatatatatatatatatatatatatatatatatatatatatatatatatatatatatatatatatatatatatatatatatatatatatatatatatatgtgtgtgtgtgtgtgtgtatatatatatatgtatatagatatttatgtatatatatatatatatatatatatatatatatatatatatatatatatatatatatatatatatatatatatatatatatgtgtgtgtgtgtgtgtgtgtgtgtgtgtgtgtgtgtgtgtgtgtgtgtatacatatatatatatatatatatatatatatatatatatatatatatatatatatatatatatatatatatatatatatatatatatatatatgtgtgtgtgtgtgtgtgtgtatatatatatatgtatatagatatttatgtatatatatatatatatatatatatatatatatatatatgtgtgtgtgtgtgtgtgtgtgtgtgtgtgtgtgtgtgtgtgtgtgtgtatatatatatatgtgtatatatatatatatgtgtatatatatatatatgtgtatatatatatatatatgtgtatatatatatatatatatatatatatatatatatatatgtgtatatatatatatatatatatatatatatatatatatatatatatatatatatatatatatatatatatatatatatatatatatatatatatatatatatatatatatatatatatatatatatatatatatatatatatatatatatatatgtgtgtgtgtgtgtgtgtgtgtgtgtgtgtgtgtatatatatatatatatatgtgtatatatatatatatatatgtgtatatatatatatatatatgtgtatatatatatatatatatatatatatatatatatatatatatatatatatatatatatatatatatatatatatatatatatatatatatatatatgtgtgtgtgtgtgtgtgtgtgtgtgtgtgtgtatatatatatatgtgtatatatatatatatatatatatatatatatatatatatatgtgtatatatatatatatatatatgtgtgtatatatatatatatatatatatgtgtatatatatatatatatgtgtatatatatatatatatgtgtatatatatatgtgtatatatatatatatatgtgtgtatatatatatatatgtgtatatatatatatatatgtgtatatatatatatatatgtgtatatatatatatatatgtgtatatatatatatatatatatatatatatatatatatatatatatatatacacatatatatatatatatatacacatatatatatatatatatacacacatatatatatatatatatatgtatatatatatatatatatatgtatatatatatatatatatatatatatatgtatatatatatgtatatatatatatatatgtatatatatatatatgtatatatatatatatatatatatatatgtatatatatatatatatgtatatatatatatatatatgtatatatatatatatatatgtatatatatatatatatgtatatatatatatatatatatatatatatatatgtatatatatatatatatgtatatatatatatatatatatatataaatgggtgAACCTACATGAGGGCCAGGGGAGGCCCGACCCCCTTGACGAAAATATGATCCTTTGTATTTTTGGCTTTTGGCCCTCCTTACtaatatgatattttatttaaagtgtgcaaaaatgtaacaaaatttagtggaaaaattattgtgaataatccaatctattttcTATTACATGacaataatctcatttttcgaatttttgttaataatccaacctttgctttcagtttgttgccaatggaccctttagaaaatgacctaatctcttcatttattaccattatctatttttttctttaaaaatattcaCTTTCTCTTTGCTTCAATCGTATTGGGATAAATGGAGTACAAGTTTACATTTATATGttttgtataataataatagttatttcCAAGCGGATGGTACTCttgcaacttaacatataatGTTCATGATCATTGCTAGTTTTTTTTAACCAAACACTctcataatattttattcgatctgataaatactaaaaaaataacaaaggaAACATCATCCATGAATTATATGCCTAAAACAGAATTGAAGTTGTTTAATCATGCAAATTATGCATATCCAATATAAAAGGAGTTTGTTCTTTGGTTTTCAGTGTTATTGTAAACTTTTTAGGACGTTAtgtaaaataatagaaaaacataaaaaaatataagtgttatttcaattataaccaaggCCGTTGCTAGGGTAAGCAAAGAGTGCCGTCGCCTAGGATTTAATATACGTAGGGGCCCAATTTTTGTTTATTCAATACGTCTATAGTAGGCCATGTTTGAGAAAAGGAGAAAGAACATGAATTTTGAAGAAAACAAATTTGACATTTACATGATATTTTGTTTATCCTAATATTATCATGTAAGTTTTATATGACACGTCTACagttataatgataataattataatacttcctccacaccaatataattgtcacatttccttatttggcaaaaccatatcaattgtcacatttctatttttgtcaatcttttttttgcctaaatatccttagttcacacaagtaattacgaatatacccccatataccttacttacccaactacttTTCACTACTTACTTTCACTAATtgcccttcactacttacccaactaccaccttttgaATGAACCCACACCACTCTTAATAttcgtgcccaagcaaatgggacatttatattagtgtggagggagtataaatagATTTGtctctattatttattttcaaatacttATTAAAAATCAATATCGATCATCTATGAGAAGAGTCTATATCAATTATTTTGCCTAGGACCAACAAACTATCACGGCACTAGTTATAACAACGTGAGctaaatcataaattaaaaccAGCCttacaaaaaattaagtatatttTTCTCCTTATTTGGGAAATTTTTGTTGTGAATAAGTTCTGACGTGTCACACTTTTATAATAAAACgactaaataataataataataataataataataataataataataataataataataattaatgatcATATATAATCCATGTTTTAGTTTTAAGAATGAGATGCAAGCAATTAATGATGGAAGAATTCACATACTATGGTAAAAGAACAGTATTACCTAACAAACCAATCGAAGCAGGGAAGAAAATAGCATTATCTAGCCTTGATCTTGTGATGGAAAAGCATCACATACAAATGGTTTACTACTACAACATTCCAAAGGGAGCTTTACCGATCGGGGAATTAACGAATATATTGAGGATAACACTTGCAGAAGTTATGTCATATTTCCCAATTGTAGCTGGTAGATTGTCAAGGAATGAAAAAGGCAAATGGGTGATTAAGTGTAATGATGCTGGATTAAGATTTGTTGAAGCTATAGCTAAAGGTAGTGTTCACACTTGGTTGCATGATCTTGATCATCACAAACAGAAGAAACTCATGCATTGGGAGGATTGGCATCATATCCCTTATTATTCTCCCACTCTTTATGTTATGGTAACtacaaatattttttcaattattgtgaataatttttactattaattatttttaaataattcaatttttgtatattttctAATGACAATACCCTTTTGCCACATTTTAATAGGCTTTTGTAGGTACTTACTAGCCGTTACACTCACTTCTTCTTTCGTCGTTGGTCTACTAGTATTTTAAGTCACAATAGAAAATGGAGTCGGCCTATATGTTTGGTTTCTCGTTATAAAACTAGTCAGTCTCCTGAAAGACCGTCTTTTTGAAAGGCGTCTTTCAAACCCAACCTTTAAaggttaattaaaataaaagatgataATGGGCTGATCAATTAATGATGGTCTATCAAAAAAatagtctctcacaagaatttgtgttataaaACAgtcttttttgataatttatatgatattaatGCAGGTTACAGAATTTGAAGAAGGTGGGCTAGCCATAGGCTTAAGTTGCTCGCACATTTTAACTGATCCATTTAGTGCAACCAACCTAATCAAGGCCATGACTGATAAACTGCTTAAAGGAAGCATTTCAATACCCCCTTTTTTCCATCCTTTACCCAAAAACAATTTGGGCTTTCAAAAAGCCTACAACTATCCCAAAAACCATTTAATTTACCATTACAAAACCCTACTAGAAGGCCCAAGTCCATCCAAGACCCAAAAATCTGAAACCATTGCTTTTCAATTGACACATTCCATGGTCCAAGCTTGCATCAATTTAGCCCACTTGAATGGCCCAACTAATCATAGGCCCGATAGTTCGCCTTTTGTGGCTCTTGCGGCATTATTTTGGGCTTGTATTAGCAAGGTGAAAGGCGAGACGAATGGACTCATTGATATATCCCTTGGATTAGACGTGCGAAGCAAGTTAGGGTTAGATAGAGGTTACTTTGGTAATTGCATGATTTACACCAAATGTAATGGGGACTACGTCCAAATGGATGATATTCCACATGCAAATAAGGTAATAGGAGAAGAAATTGACAAGGTAAACAAAGAAGAAACAATTGATTTGATTGAATGGTTGAATAATTACAAAAGTTTATCCCCAATTTCTTCCCTCGATAGGGGTAATTTAGTCATTTCAAATCTCGAGAATGTCGATCCGTACTCAGCTGTTTTTATGGAAGGGTATGAGCCAATAAGAATAGGGTATTACAATGTTTCGTCCGGTGTTGAAAAGGGTAAAGTTATGGTGCTACCATCTCATCCTAGTGAAGGAAAATTAAGTAGAATAGTGATGGTCACACTACCACATCATGAAGCTCTTAAACTATTTGAAGATAAACTTCTTGCTCGTTTCTCTCCATCCATAATAATGGGAGCAAACAAATTATGTAATTGATATATTTGCATTTTTATGTCTACCATAATACGTCCTAATCATggttattaattatataattaaaccTATTACACATACATACAAGTTTCAATTTGATGTACACACATGTAATCTATACATGaattatttacatatatttatttattataaatgtctTCCTAAATCATCTCAATATAGATGCAATAGTAATttcttgataaatattttataattcacTATGATGTTTTCCCACATGATTTTAGTGTGGTTTTAGGAGTCATAATGTGAATAAGGAATGTCCACATATAACCGTTATGAATATTCCCTTCGTTTTTATTAGAATGCCTTAAATTTTTTGGGTGAAATTTAGTAGAAAAGGGTAATAAAGTTAGAAAAtataagacaaaaaacaagTGGATGATAAAAATGAGTAGTTTAGATAAAGAAAGATAATAAGGTTGTTGAtgagattaattaaaattaaaagaaagaaataaaactaTTGCCAAAAAGAAATATTAGGGTGCAAATGAATAAGACAAATGAATATGAAAAGTGATGCAAATTAGGgtgcaaaataaataagacaaactaatatgaaaaattaaagcGCGCCGCGCTAACGCAACATTTGAACCTTTTATCTCAAAGATCAATGTACTAGGGTGCTCATTCAAGCAAGAAATGCTTATTttgtacttttctttgtttgttCGAGCCTTTGGACCTTTAACCAAAAATTAGTTGTCTCACTATGATATAATACTTTAGGGATCTTAAcatgttttaaatattttaacaatCCTCCTCTATCTAGAGTCTTAgaagttattttttttccacatgaagataatataaaaattgCATTTTATGGCTCAATGCCTTTATCCTTACAGATTAAATCAACACCTATTAgatgttaaagcaagtgccaataatcttaatgatgacgttaactttaaacatataatcgaa
Coding sequences:
- the LOC130817997 gene encoding protein ECERIFERUM 26-like, which codes for MMEEFTYYGKRTVLPNKPIEAGKKIALSSLDLVMEKHHIQMVYYYNIPKGALPIGELTNILRITLAEVMSYFPIVAGRLSRNEKGKWVIKCNDAGLRFVEAIAKGSVHTWLHDLDHHKQKKLMHWEDWHHIPYYSPTLYVMVTEFEEGGLAIGLSCSHILTDPFSATNLIKAMTDKLLKGSISIPPFFHPLPKNNLGFQKAYNYPKNHLIYHYKTLLEGPSPSKTQKSETIAFQLTHSMVQACINLAHLNGPTNHRPDSSPFVALAALFWACISKVKGETNGLIDISLGLDVRSKLGLDRGYFGNCMIYTKCNGDYVQMDDIPHANKVIGEEIDKVNKEETIDLIEWLNNYKSLSPISSLDRGNLVISNLENVDPYSAVFMEGYEPIRIGYYNVSSGVEKGKVMVLPSHPSEGKLSRIVMVTLPHHEALKLFEDKLLARFSPSIIMGANKLCN